A window of the Lactuca sativa cultivar Salinas chromosome 5, Lsat_Salinas_v11, whole genome shotgun sequence genome harbors these coding sequences:
- the LOC111885252 gene encoding transcription factor IBH1-like 1, whose protein sequence is MHNSSQLKKEFIKKWVQGLQICCSSKKQMNLLERKKKIKLSADIALATAKNATTSWSKALISNAKKDKENEILVQNLARNELKLMVAHQKVTCNKRIRSKKILKTSFRFGKRIKKMGNRRSDLATCIATRLVKKKTQVLKKLVPGGEAMDDFTIFKEALDYILSLRVQVDVMMNLVNSTKILS, encoded by the coding sequence ATGCACAATTCTAGCCAACTCAAGAAAGAATTTATCAAGAAATGGGTTCAGGGACTTCAAATATGTTGTTCTTCAAAGAAGCAAATGAATCTCttggaaagaaagaagaaaataaaGCTTTCAGCAGACATTGCCTTAGCTACTGCAAAAAATGCTACAACTTCTTGGAGTAAAGCTCTCATTTCAAACGCCAAAAAAGACAAAGAAAACGAGATTCTTGTGCAAAACTTAGCACGCAATGAATTAAAGCTCATGGTTGCACACCAAAAAGTCACTTGCAACAAGAGAATAAGAAGCAAGAAAATCTTGAAAACGAGTTTTCGTTTTGGGAAACGAATTAAGAAGATGGGAAATCGTCGATCAGATTTAGCAACTTGTATTGCTACAAGATTGGTGAAGAAGAAAACCCAGGTGCTTAAAAAACTTGTACCAGGTGGAGAAGCCATGGATGATTTCACCATCTTTAAAGAAGCATTAGACTATATACTTTCTCTTAGGGTACAAGTTGATGTCATGATGAATCTTGTGAATTCTACCAAGATTTTaagttaa